A DNA window from Natronogracilivirga saccharolytica contains the following coding sequences:
- a CDS encoding nitrous oxide reductase accessory protein NosL produces MKNIREMEKYGRYIWTIGIVMVLAACDPGPQDIRIGEQECDHCRMMISDERFASQLVTEQGRQYAFDAIECMVAFVDGGEGQSLDIHSLWVPDFERPGEWLAAEEAYYLQSDELRSPMALNFSAYGTRDEAEQQKNRFSGSVMEWHELGGKVREAWSNGHQH; encoded by the coding sequence ATGAAAAATATACGAGAAATGGAAAAATACGGCCGGTATATATGGACGATAGGAATCGTAATGGTGTTAGCGGCATGTGACCCCGGTCCGCAGGATATTCGAATCGGAGAACAGGAGTGTGACCATTGCCGCATGATGATCAGCGATGAGCGTTTTGCGTCGCAGCTGGTGACCGAACAGGGCCGGCAGTACGCGTTTGACGCCATAGAATGTATGGTGGCTTTTGTGGATGGCGGAGAAGGGCAAAGTCTTGATATCCACAGCCTGTGGGTTCCTGATTTTGAACGGCCCGGTGAGTGGCTTGCGGCTGAGGAGGCGTACTATCTGCAAAGTGATGAGTTGCGCAGTCCGATGGCTCTGAATTTCTCTGCTTATGGGACAAGGGACGAAGCAGAACAGCAAAAAAACCGGTTTTCAGGTTCGGTGATGGAGTGGCACGAATTGGGCGGAAAGGTGCGCGAGGCCTGGTCAAACGGACATCAACATTAA